One Danio aesculapii chromosome 22, fDanAes4.1, whole genome shotgun sequence genomic window carries:
- the s1pr1 gene encoding sphingosine 1-phosphate receptor 1 — MDDLIARHYNFTGKFRKVDKDPGLKADSVVFIIVCCFIILENVLVLLTIWRTKKFHKPMYYFIGNLALSDLLAGVVYTANILLSGANTYKLTPTQWFFREGSMFVALAASVFSLLAIAIERHLTMLKMKLHNNGKTCRVFMLISTVWFIAAILGGLPVMGWNCIDSMNNCSTVLPLYHKAYILFCTTVFSVILMAIVILYARIYALVRTRSRKLVFRKVANGRGSNKSSEKSMALLKTVIIVLSCFIACWAPLFILLLLDVACQTLTCSILYKAEWFLALAVLNSAMNPLIYTLTSNEMRRAFIKMLNCGICVQPSGKFSRPIMGAEFSRSKSDNSSHPNKDEPEYSPRETIVSSGNITSSS, encoded by the coding sequence ATGGATGACCTAATCGCCAGACACTACAACTTCACTGGGAAATTTCGCAAGGTCGACAAGGACCCGGGACTCAAAGCGGACTCTGTTGTGTTCATCATCGTGTGCTGCTTCATCATCCTGGAAAATGTTCTGGTTCTCCTCACCATTTGGAGGACCAAGAAGTTCCACAAACCCATGTACTACTTCATTGGGAACTTGGCCTTGTCAGACTTGCTGGCAGGAGTGGTCTATACGGCCAACATCTTACTGTCAGGAGCCAATACGTATAAGTTGACCCCAACGCAGTGGTTCTTCAGAGAAGGGAGTATGTTTGTGGCCCTGGCTGCGTCAGTGTTCAGTCTCTTAGCCATCGCCATTGAACGGCACCTGACCATGCTGAAGATGAAGCTTCACAACAATGGCAAGACCTGCCGGGTCTTCATGCTCATCAGTACCGTCTGGTTCATCGCCGCCATCTTGGGCGGTCTACCAGTCATGGGATGGAACTGCATCGACAGCATGAACAACTGCTCCACAGTTTTGCCTCTCTACCACAAAGCCTACATCCTTTTCTGCACCACCGTATTCAGCGTTATTCTCATGGCCATTGTCATCCTGTACGCCCGCATCTATGCCTTGGTGCGCACACGGAGCCGCAAGCTAGTCTTCCGCAAGGTCGCCAACGGCCGAGGCTCCAACAAGAGTTCGGAGAAGTCTATGGCACTTTTGAAGACCGTCATCATCGTGCTGAGCTGCTTCATAGCATGTTGGGCACCGCTCTTCATCCTGCTTCTCCTCGACGTTGCCTGTCAGACCCTCACCTGCTCAATCCTCTACAAGGCCGAGTGGTTCCTTGCTCTGGCCGTGCTCAACTCTGCCATGAACCCTTTGATCTACACCCTAACCAGCAACGAGATGCGCCGGGCCTTCATTAAGATGCTCAATTGTGGCATCTGTGTCCAGCCTTCAGGCAAGTTCTCCAGGCCCATCATGGGCGCCGAATTCAGCCGGAGCAAGTCAGACAACTCCTCCCATCCCAATAAGGACGAGCCTGAATACTCGCCCAGGGAAACCATAGTGTCTTCTGGGAATATCACCTCTTCTTCTTAA